A DNA window from Anoplolepis gracilipes chromosome 13, ASM4749672v1, whole genome shotgun sequence contains the following coding sequences:
- the LOC140672569 gene encoding uncharacterized protein — protein MENVQQKERDLLERSHQVTTLGEYFGWLQHCEEFIEELEERSRVKRPRLSIGNRQSLVTRIARLEGAKTRLQRQFIPSGGDYSSENNSERLIWREIDTAFESRILTGAVINYNHIELRQFLEDASDIVLEHVRDVMQKHNSVKVNTVFNGEFVAGDKHANKSINTRNCELLHTSDLREWYERRVVELILASLEEFQERDSGWALSRILNLTVNINKYNPMRAGCYVQLSRKIIMKRAVVNVQSKDNACFAWAVVAALYPAERCAHRQSSYPHYTTVLNLQDIEFPVTLNQIKKFEIYNDISINVYSFENENIIPIHLTEQKRDKHVNLLYVQDAQDIGHFAWIKNLSRLVSMQLSKHKTKKYICDRYVYLIKLSKNI, from the coding sequence atggaaaacgtgcAGCAGAAAGAACGCGACTTGTTGGAACGTTCCCACCAAGTCACCACATTgggtgaatattttggatggctgcagcattgcgaggagtttatcgaagagcttGAAGAACGCAGCCGTGTCAAGCGTCCGCGACTCTCGATCGGAAATAGACAATCTTTGGTGACAAGAATTGCGCGACTCGAGGgtgcaaaaactcgattgcAGAGACAGTTTATACCCAGTGGTGGTGATTATAGTAGTGAAAATAACTCGGAGAGACTCATATGGCGAGAGATTGATACGGCGTTTGAGAGCCGCATCTTGActggtgcggttataaattataatcacatcgaacttcgtcaatttttggaagatgcgagtgacattgtgctcgagcacgtgcgagacgttatgcaaaaacataacagtgtgaaagtgaatacagtgtttaacggcgagtttgtggcgggcgataagcatgccaataaatcaatcaatacgagaaactgtgaactcttacatacatccgatttacgcgagtggtatgagcggcgagtcgtcgagctaatccttgcatcgctcgaagaatttcaggaacgcgatagcggatgggcattatcgcgtatactaaatttgactgtaaatataaataaatataatcctatgcgcgccggatgttacgtgcaattatcgcgaaagataataatgaaacgcgcagtggttaacgtgcaatctaaagacaatgcatgttttgcgtgggcggtagtggctgctctgtatccagCTGAAAGATGCGCACACCGACAATCATCGTACccgcattatacaacagtactaaatctccaagatattgagtttccagtcactcttaatcaaattaaaaaatttgaaatttataatgacatttcaatcaacgtgtacagttttgaaaatgaaaacattatccCTATTCAccttacggagcaaaagagagacaagcacgtcaacttgctctacgtgcaagatgcgcaagatatcggacattttgcatggatcaagaatctatctagacttgttagtatgcaactcagcaaacacaagactaaaaaatatatctgcgatcggtatgtatatttaataaaactgtctaaaaatatttaa
- the LOC140672399 gene encoding uncharacterized protein — translation MYYVERSSGGPSRSVNNYVPNRYETPLFENKCDNISLKRRAIRILSRRYALTTTEFKFLEIGINVGTPSYVEIVIGDHQGKELVLSLETWKGLYEQRRNIHDLLRKDSKDTYNFISVGPLTVRVHTINDTKLISLESLNVRMMMIEPTLHRMFNLDQCIDVTFDRLVRITETVDTKFTQFSNIASTITDNKKVSNVICASDAFNKHQLVDCELVALVFSHNM, via the exons atgtaCTACGTCGAAAGAAGCAGTGGCGGCCCCAGCAGAAGcgtgaataattacgtaccgaatcgttatgaaactccattgtttgagaacaaatgtgacaa catttcgttgaagcgtcgtgcgattcgtatactaagtagacgatacgcattgacaaccacggaattcaaattccttgaaattggtatcaacgtgggtacaccgagttacgtggaaattgtcataggagatcatcaaggaaaggaactggtattatctctcgaaacgtggaagggactctacgagcaacgtcgcaatattcacgatttactgcgaaaggactctaaagatacctataattttataagcgttggaccgctaacagtgcgagttcatacgattaacgatactaaacttataagtctcgaatctttaaacgtacgcatgatgatgattgaaccgacgttacaccgtatgtttaatctcgatcaatgcatcgatgtaacctttgatcgattggttagaatcaccgagacagtcgatactaagtttacacaattctccaatatcgcgtccactataacggataataaaaaagtgtcaaatgtaatatgcgccagcgacgccttcaataaacatcaactcgtcgattgcgaactggtagctttagtttttagtcacaatatgtaa
- the LOC140672398 gene encoding uncharacterized protein: MAGSDNIREREKMAKEIAKTSESIRKKHRALKTGNIDDDIAVKTHFKPIIEPLQKIVDNSFAVKNKSESSAKIKIKRYKEDEKEEAKDEEVEKEEEEEEDATPKKRKRSDVLLYEPSIASTPLTAPTSVNEDVFETSGNMLESSFFRNKLQTPEVQETLREYFGPLGQKYLGALFSGDKNHEIDHVYGVYFDRMNELRLGNKQFNINKDDSIIIDDVRYIGTPGLYELIFKRIPDDELYTRGDDLEKYKSILLVTNAHRRDYDAQGHLKGNRGYKYKHIIAPLMSLESKNTKFGGEISMPRAMTLTNNMIDYVHWDDPNELVDRLRLLNASRQAGHNAHDNEIQSIIEELREAGIIIN, translated from the coding sequence atggctgggagcgataatattcgcgagcgtgaaaagatggcgaaggagattgcgaaaacgagcgaatcgatccgcaagaaacatcgcgctttgaagaccggtaacatcgatgacgatatcgcggtcaagacccattttaaacctattatcgagccgctgcaaaagattgtcgacaactcgttcgcggtgaaaaataagtcggagagtagcgcaaagattaaaatcaagcGATACAAGGAGGATGAGAAGGAAGAGGCTAAAGATGAGGAggtagagaaagaggaagaggaagaggaagatgcgacaccgaaaaaaaggaaacgatcGGACGTTTTACTGTATGAACCGTCGATAGCCTCTACGCCGTTAACCGCACCAACAAGCGTAAACGAAGATGTTTTCGAAACCTCGGGCAACATGCTCGAATCATCGTTTTTTCGAAACAAGTTACAAACGCCGGAAGTTCAAGAAACGTTGCGGGAGTACTTTGGGCCACTTGGGCAAAAGTACTTAGGCGCTTTGTTTAGTGGCGACAAAAATCACGAGATTGATCATGTGTATGGAGTCTATTTTGACAGAATGAATGAACTGCGACTCGGCAACAAACAATTCAACATCAACAAAGATGACTCTATTATCATAGACGACGTGCGGTACATTGGAACGCCAGGATTGTACGAGCTGATcttcaagagaattcccgaTGACGAACTTTACACGAGGGGggacgatttggaaaaatacaagagcatATTATTGGTGACGAACGCGCATAGACGCGATTATGATGCGCAGGGCCATTTGAAGGGTAACAGGGGGTACaagtacaaacatataattgcaccgttgatgtcgctcgaatcgaaaaatacaaaatttggaGGGGAGATATCTATGCCTCGCGCTATGACGCTAACCaacaatatgattgattacGTGCACTGGGACGATCCCAACGAACTAGTGGATCGGCTACGATTGCTCAACGCTTCGCGCCAAGCTGGTCACAACGCTCACGACAACGAGATCCAGTCGATCATCGAGGAACTTCGTGAAgcaggaattattataaattaa